ACAGTTACTCGGAGTGTTAAGTCCGAATGCGTAAGGCTGGGACTGCCGGGGGCACCACGCATAGTATAGCAGGAGGGTAGACATGGCACAGGCAGGGGTGTACGTGGGGATCGATGTCTCACGGGACCGGTTGGACGTGAGCATTGGGGCAGGCGGTGAGGTGTGGCAGGTAGGGAACGATGGGACGGGGATACGGGCGTTGCGAGAGCGGTTAGCGGTGCTGGCGCCGGAGAGGATCGTGGTAGAAGCGACAGGCGGGCTGGAGCGCGCGGTGGTGAGGGGGTTGGATAAGACAGGGCTGCCGGTAGTGGTGGTGAACCCGCGGCAGGTGCGGGACTTTGCGCGGGCGACGGGACGGCTAGCGAAGACGGACGTGATTGATGCCGGGGTATTGGCGTGGTTTGGGGAGGCGCTGCAGCCGGCGGTGCGCCTGCTACCGGACGCGCAGGCAGAGGCGTTGCGAGAGGTGGTGACACGCAGGCGGCAGGTGGTGGAGATGCTAACGGTGGAGCGCAATCGGGTAGGACAGACAACGTCATTGGTGCGCCGGCAGGTGAAAGGGCACATTGCCGGACTGCAGCGGCAGTTGGTCGCATTG
This genomic window from Chloroflexota bacterium contains:
- a CDS encoding IS110 family transposase; its protein translation is MAQAGVYVGIDVSRDRLDVSIGAGGEVWQVGNDGTGIRALRERLAVLAPERIVVEATGGLERAVVRGLDKTGLPVVVVNPRQVRDFARATGRLAKTDVIDAGVLAWFGEALQPAVRLLPDAQAEALREVVTRRRQVVEMLTVERNRVGQTTSLVRRQVKGHIAGLQRQLVALDRELAQLLQANPVWRARDTLLRSVPGIDPVTASMLVAALPELGRLNRKQIAALVGVAPHNRDSGSYRGKRSVWGGRAAVRTCLYMATLVATRRNSVIQSFYARLCAAGKPKKVALIACMRKLLTILNRMLHTNSPWQPVTT